A genomic segment from Amycolatopsis camponoti encodes:
- a CDS encoding ABC transporter permease yields the protein MAVVVRMLLSRILALIPLLLGVILFVFIVMRFAPVDPALAAFDGANATAEQLQQFRLENGLLDPLPLQYVHFVWHLAQGDFGTSVITKQPVGDTISTALPLTVQLTLLGLVLALVTALVLGVTSALFRDRWPDKVIRVVTLAGVAAPAFWVALLLVQWLAVGQGLFPTSGYVSPADSFGGWLNSLTLPAVSLALPVAAQLTRVIRTSMVEELDKDYVRTARGGGLPPVVVVGRNVLRNALVTPLTVLGLRVGYLLGGAVVIETMFALPGMGQNMIQAVTDGDTAKVQGFVITIAIGFVLVNLIVDVLYLIANPRLRSHA from the coding sequence GTGGCCGTCGTCGTGCGGATGCTGCTCAGCCGCATCCTCGCCCTGATCCCGCTGCTGCTCGGCGTGATCCTGTTCGTGTTCATCGTGATGCGGTTCGCGCCGGTCGACCCGGCGCTGGCCGCGTTCGACGGCGCGAACGCCACCGCCGAGCAGCTGCAGCAGTTCCGGCTCGAGAACGGGCTGCTGGACCCGCTGCCGCTGCAGTACGTCCACTTCGTCTGGCACCTGGCCCAGGGCGACTTCGGGACCAGCGTGATCACCAAGCAGCCGGTCGGCGACACGATCTCGACGGCGCTGCCGCTGACCGTCCAGCTGACCCTGCTCGGCCTGGTCCTCGCGCTGGTGACGGCGCTGGTGCTCGGCGTGACGTCGGCGCTGTTCCGCGACCGCTGGCCGGACAAGGTGATCCGTGTGGTCACCCTGGCCGGGGTCGCCGCGCCGGCGTTCTGGGTGGCGCTGCTGCTGGTCCAGTGGCTGGCGGTCGGCCAGGGCCTGTTCCCGACCAGCGGCTACGTCAGCCCGGCCGACTCCTTCGGCGGGTGGCTGAACTCGCTGACGCTGCCCGCGGTCTCGCTGGCGCTGCCGGTGGCCGCGCAGCTGACCCGGGTGATCCGGACGTCGATGGTCGAAGAGCTCGACAAGGACTACGTCCGCACCGCGCGCGGCGGCGGCCTGCCGCCGGTGGTCGTGGTCGGGCGCAACGTGCTGCGCAACGCGCTGGTCACGCCGCTGACCGTGCTCGGCCTGCGGGTCGGCTACCTGCTGGGCGGCGCCGTCGTCATCGAGACGATGTTCGCGCTGCCGGGGATGGGGCAGAACATGATCCAGGCCGTCACCGACGGCGACACCGCCAAGGTGCAGGGCTTCGTCATCACGATCGCGATCGGGTTCGTGCTGGTCAACCTGATCGTCGACGTCCTGTACCTGATCGCGAACCCGCGCCTGCGGAGCCACGCGTGA
- a CDS encoding dipeptide/oligopeptide/nickel ABC transporter permease/ATP-binding protein, with the protein MKRLRAAWPALAILGVLLLVAVLGTLVATHNPDALSTDTGGPSGSHWFGTDTSGRDIFSRLVAGTRWSLAIGLGAVALALVSGAVIGAFAATSNRRVDAVVMRVLDVIMAFPGIALAAVLVAVFGHGILVLILAIGFLNMPAVARVIRANVLAQYGEDYVAAERVIGARRFFVLTRHVAINCAAPVLVYCTVTVADAIVFEASLSFIGAGIQPPDPSWGSVLADGKDLVLTGGWWATLFPGLLILVTVLALNILSERISDAWAAPSARAVKAAEVAKAVEKREDADTAPVLPIAGLREAGERLARTARSLDHRETVLEVDRLAIAFPGRHEGVAVVDGVSFSVRAGEVLGLIGESGCGKTLTALSILGLQPATARVSGQIRFAQRDLLALRPGERRRHLGHDIAMIYQDALSSLNPAMTIRAQLKQFTRRGGTRTPAELLELVNLDPERTLRAYPHELSGGQRQRVLIAMALSRDPKLIVADEPTTALDVTVQAQIMALLLRLQEELGFALVLVSHDLALVSEIADRVVVMYGGQVAELGATAEVVGSPRHHYTRGLLSAVLSLEENEARLTQIKGVVPAPAEFPAGCRFADRCPAARAKCHDETPVRFGEPVEHLVACHFPAVDIAREKEATA; encoded by the coding sequence GTGAAGCGCCTGCGCGCGGCCTGGCCCGCGCTCGCGATCCTCGGCGTGCTGCTCCTGGTCGCCGTGCTCGGCACGCTCGTCGCGACGCACAACCCGGACGCGCTCAGCACCGACACCGGCGGCCCGAGCGGGTCCCACTGGTTCGGCACCGACACCTCCGGCCGCGACATCTTCTCCCGGCTCGTCGCCGGCACGCGCTGGTCGCTCGCCATCGGCCTGGGGGCGGTGGCGCTCGCGCTCGTGTCGGGGGCGGTGATCGGGGCGTTCGCCGCGACCTCGAACCGCCGCGTGGACGCCGTCGTCATGCGGGTCCTCGACGTCATCATGGCGTTCCCCGGCATCGCGCTGGCCGCGGTGCTGGTGGCGGTGTTCGGCCACGGGATCCTGGTGCTGATCCTCGCCATCGGGTTCTTGAACATGCCCGCGGTGGCGCGGGTGATCCGGGCGAACGTCCTGGCCCAGTACGGCGAGGACTACGTCGCGGCCGAACGCGTCATCGGCGCGAGGCGGTTCTTCGTGCTGACGCGGCACGTCGCGATCAACTGCGCCGCGCCGGTGCTGGTCTACTGCACGGTCACGGTGGCCGACGCGATCGTGTTCGAGGCGTCCCTGTCGTTCATCGGCGCCGGCATCCAGCCGCCGGACCCGTCGTGGGGCTCGGTACTGGCCGACGGCAAGGACCTCGTGCTGACCGGCGGCTGGTGGGCGACGCTGTTCCCCGGCCTGCTGATCCTGGTCACGGTCCTCGCGCTCAACATCCTGTCCGAGCGGATCTCGGACGCCTGGGCCGCGCCGTCGGCCCGCGCGGTCAAGGCGGCCGAAGTCGCGAAGGCCGTCGAGAAGCGCGAAGACGCCGACACCGCGCCCGTCCTGCCGATCGCCGGCCTGCGGGAAGCGGGGGAGCGGCTGGCCCGCACCGCCCGGTCCCTGGACCACCGCGAGACCGTCCTGGAGGTCGACCGGCTGGCGATCGCGTTCCCCGGCCGCCACGAAGGGGTGGCCGTCGTCGACGGCGTGTCCTTCAGCGTCCGTGCCGGGGAAGTCCTCGGCCTGATCGGCGAGTCCGGCTGCGGCAAGACGCTCACGGCGTTGTCGATCCTCGGCCTGCAGCCGGCGACCGCCCGGGTGTCCGGCCAGATCCGCTTCGCCCAGCGCGATCTGCTCGCTTTGCGCCCCGGTGAACGACGGAGGCACCTCGGCCACGACATCGCGATGATCTACCAGGACGCGTTGAGTTCGCTCAACCCGGCGATGACGATCCGGGCCCAGCTCAAGCAGTTCACCCGCCGCGGCGGCACCCGCACCCCGGCCGAGCTGCTCGAACTGGTCAACCTCGACCCGGAACGGACGCTGCGCGCGTACCCGCACGAGCTGTCCGGCGGCCAGCGCCAGCGCGTGCTGATCGCGATGGCGCTCTCGCGGGACCCGAAGCTGATCGTCGCCGACGAGCCGACCACGGCCCTCGACGTCACCGTGCAGGCGCAGATCATGGCACTGCTGCTGCGGCTGCAGGAAGAGCTCGGGTTCGCGCTCGTCCTCGTCTCGCACGACCTCGCGCTGGTGTCCGAGATCGCCGACCGCGTCGTCGTCATGTACGGCGGCCAGGTCGCCGAGCTGGGCGCGACCGCCGAGGTCGTGGGTTCGCCCCGGCACCACTACACGCGTGGGCTGCTCAGCGCGGTGCTGTCGCTGGAGGAGAACGAGGCGCGGCTCACCCAGATCAAGGGCGTCGTCCCGGCCCCGGCCGAGTTCCCGGCCGGCTGCCGCTTCGCCGACCGCTGCCCGGCCGCCCGCGCCAAGTGCCACGACGAGACGCCGGTCCGCTTCGGCGAGCCGGTCGAGCACCTCGTCGCCTGCCACTTCCCGGCCGTCGACATCGCTCGCGAGAAGGAGGCGACGGCGTGA
- a CDS encoding oligopeptide/dipeptide ABC transporter ATP-binding protein, with protein MSLLELDGVHVVHKIRGRGLFGHDSVYALTDAHLVVAPGETIGVVGESGCGKSTLAKVIVGLQSPTAGTVRFRGKPLDAGFGREVGMVFQDPSTALNRRLAVAKIIRDPLDVHKAGTPAERDDRVRELMSLVGLPASAADAVPGQLSGGQRQRVAIARALALRPALLVADEPTSALDVSVRAQILNLLLDLREQLDLAMVFVSHDIQTVSKMSDRIVTMYLGRIVEEAPVGAEARHPYTRALFSATPSLLNPVEPIVLTGPVPSATHPPSGCPFRTRCPKATDECAAELPPLAVADGGHTYRCIHPEIPTGVST; from the coding sequence GTGAGCCTCCTGGAGCTCGACGGCGTCCACGTCGTCCACAAGATCCGCGGCCGCGGCCTCTTCGGCCACGACAGCGTCTACGCCCTCACCGACGCCCACCTGGTCGTCGCACCGGGGGAGACGATCGGTGTCGTCGGCGAGTCGGGCTGCGGCAAGTCGACCCTGGCCAAGGTGATCGTCGGCCTGCAGTCCCCGACCGCCGGCACGGTCCGGTTCCGCGGGAAGCCCCTGGACGCGGGATTCGGACGCGAGGTCGGCATGGTCTTCCAGGACCCGTCGACCGCGCTCAACCGGCGGCTCGCCGTCGCCAAGATCATCCGCGACCCCCTGGACGTGCACAAAGCCGGGACGCCGGCCGAGCGCGACGACCGCGTCCGCGAGCTGATGTCGCTGGTCGGCCTGCCCGCCAGCGCCGCCGACGCGGTCCCGGGCCAGCTCTCCGGCGGCCAGCGCCAGCGCGTCGCCATCGCGCGGGCCCTGGCCCTGCGGCCCGCGCTGCTGGTCGCCGACGAGCCGACGTCCGCCCTCGACGTCTCGGTCCGCGCCCAGATCTTGAACCTGTTGCTCGACCTGCGCGAACAGCTGGACCTGGCGATGGTGTTCGTCTCCCACGACATCCAGACGGTGTCGAAGATGAGCGACCGGATCGTCACGATGTACCTGGGCCGGATCGTCGAGGAGGCGCCGGTGGGGGCCGAGGCCCGGCACCCGTACACGCGGGCCCTCTTCTCGGCGACGCCCAGCCTGCTGAACCCGGTCGAGCCGATCGTGCTGACCGGCCCGGTGCCCTCGGCGACGCACCCGCCGAGCGGCTGCCCGTTCCGCACCCGCTGCCCGAAGGCCACCGACGAGTGCGCGGCCGAGCTGCCGCCGCTCGCCGTGGCCGACGGTGGCCACACGTACCGCTGCATCCATCCCGAGATCCCCACCGGAGTGAGCACCTGA
- a CDS encoding dihydrodipicolinate synthase family protein, giving the protein MPKFAGIVPPLCTPFTDDFSVDTDSLRRHVEFQLDAGVHGVFVLGSSSEVAFLPDAQRRVVVETTVDQVAGRVPVLVGCIDMTTLRVAEHIKVAEAAGADAVVVTAPYYTRTHVAEIDRHFRLLHERTALPIVAYDIPVAVHTKLDGGMVLDLAADGVLAGLKDSSGDEAAFRAVLLGKRDRGLDAFAVFTGSELIVDAALAMGADGAVPGLGNVDPVGYVLIHDHFKSGNLAAARREQERLMKLFSITSVAPPSRMGRGSAGLGAFKAAMKMRGFIDNAVMAPPQLPLDDEELLRIKEKLAEAGLL; this is encoded by the coding sequence ATGCCGAAGTTCGCCGGAATCGTCCCGCCGCTGTGCACGCCGTTCACCGACGACTTCAGCGTGGACACCGACTCGCTGCGGCGCCACGTCGAGTTCCAGCTCGACGCCGGCGTCCACGGCGTGTTCGTCCTCGGCTCCTCCAGCGAGGTCGCCTTCCTGCCCGACGCCCAGCGCCGCGTCGTCGTCGAAACGACGGTCGACCAGGTCGCCGGGCGCGTCCCGGTGCTCGTCGGCTGTATCGACATGACGACATTGCGCGTCGCCGAGCACATCAAGGTGGCCGAAGCCGCCGGGGCCGACGCCGTCGTCGTCACCGCGCCCTACTACACGCGGACCCACGTCGCGGAGATCGACCGGCACTTCCGCCTGCTGCACGAGCGGACCGCGCTGCCGATCGTCGCCTACGACATCCCGGTCGCGGTGCACACCAAGCTCGACGGCGGGATGGTCCTCGATCTCGCCGCCGACGGCGTCCTCGCCGGCCTGAAGGACTCGAGCGGCGACGAAGCCGCGTTCCGGGCCGTGCTGCTCGGCAAGCGCGACCGCGGCCTGGACGCCTTCGCCGTCTTCACCGGGTCCGAGCTGATCGTGGACGCGGCCCTGGCGATGGGCGCGGACGGCGCCGTCCCGGGTCTCGGCAACGTCGACCCGGTCGGGTACGTGCTCATCCACGACCACTTCAAGTCCGGCAACCTCGCCGCGGCGAGGCGCGAGCAGGAACGGCTGATGAAGCTGTTCTCGATCACGTCCGTCGCCCCGCCGAGCCGGATGGGCCGCGGCTCGGCCGGCCTCGGTGCCTTCAAGGCCGCGATGAAGATGCGCGGGTTCATCGACAACGCGGTCATGGCGCCGCCGCAACTGCCCCTGGACGACGAGGAACTGCTGCGGATCAAGGAGAAGCTCGCCGAAGCGGGGCTGCTCTGA